The Miscanthus floridulus cultivar M001 chromosome 6, ASM1932011v1, whole genome shotgun sequence genomic interval CAACCTACTAATATTAATATGACACCGACGTGTGCGTAGTTTATTTGATGATCTGGTCATGCTCTAAGCATAAGTGCCctattcgtttgggctggtttggcttataagccatagctgaaagtactgttagctggtttggtgtgagagaaaaatattgttcgttggctgataagtcatggcttataagcccaaTACGACCCATCCAACAGGCTGAAGAGCTAGTtctgaaaaaaaggaaaatcgcAGAAAACAAAGTCCAGGTTCTGAACTCCGATTTCTCTGAACATATCACTTCTATCAGAAGTTCTGATTTCTGAACATGTCACTGGCGGAGGTGACGTTCTTCAGTATGAACGGAACAACCTTTGTAGACCATCCATGCCAATCCAACCAATGAGAGCTCATCCCTCGATCTGCTGACTTCTGTGGAGTCCAGCCCGAGAGAAGATCACGGGAGACGTAACGAGGTGCCGTAACCTGAGTTTAGTCCGCTAAACTAGCTGAAGTCTCAGTACTACCAACCCAAACGTTAACAAGCAACGACTGGTCGGAGATGCATTCAACACGGGGTTCAACCGTTGAAGGACCAATGGACTGAGGACCCGTACGTAGGGCCGTAAGCTTCTCCCGCCAGTTTCTTCAGCTACCGTGAAACGAAACCAACCTCGCGAGCATTCTACGTTTCCAGGCGAGATTTTTTCGTTCTGAAACATGATCCGAATGACGCGCGTTTAGTGCTCCAGTCCCGTCAGGCCGTCACTCGGTCAGTCGTTTTCCTGAATGGTGATAACCGAAGGCAGAGCAGGCGAGCGGCACCTGGCTTCAGGTTTGCCCGTGCCCACTCTCCAGGCTGCTATGCACTGGAGAACactgggccgccgccgccgcttctggTTTTGACGGAACCGGCAGTCGGGTGATGTCGCACTGAACTAATTTTCCACAGAGGTCCTGTCCTGTCCAGGCAACAACTGAGCGCGGCGCACCTAACTGCCGAACAAAGCAGCTGATAATTCTGGTGGCTGACTAAAACATGGAGAAGGCTAGTTTTCTCCATCTGAACTTGCTCTGTTGCTAGTAGTAGTCCACAAATTGTTGCAgcacaaaacaaacaaacaaacaaaaacatGCGCCCGCAAACTCAAATGAACAACGGACACACCACATTCCATAACCCAAAGcaggaaaaaaaatcaaagagaAGTAAATTCCAACGCTGGGGAAGAGCGAAGAGGAGACACACGTACCGCATCGATCCGAGCTCGGGCCGCTATCGCAGAAACAGGTGAACGCCAAGCCGCCGGCGTGCGTCTCGTCGCGCTGGTAGCCGCACCATCCGCCGGAGCCCTCGCATCGGTCGCACTGGTGGTTGTTGGTGTCGTAGTTCAGCTCGAACCCGCCCTGCAGCACCTCACGGAACGATCCGTTCGCCGGAGGCGGACCGTCAGGCGCGCCCACGATTGCCTTCTTGTGTACATCCAGCACcggcgccaccaccacctcctcgcaCTCGAACTCGTACGCCTCGGCACCCGTGATCCCACCGTCCCGCAGCACGTACGACCGATTGCCGTCTTGTTGTTGTGGTTGGCCGCACCCACTCAGCTCCACGGCAGATGACAGGGTAATGCTCTTCTTGCAGCTGTAGAGGAAGGTGATGTTGGAATCGGAGGGCGCCAGCCGCAGCCAGACGGTGTCGATGGTGAGGTTCACGTGGAGGCGCGGGCAGCCGACCGCGTACTCGTCGACGATGTCGGCGTCGGAGACTAGGACGGTATGCGTCTTGTAGTCGATGCGGAGTACTCTGTATCTGTGGGACTTGAAGGGGAGGATCAGCGTGGAGTTGTCCTGGCAGACAAGGCCGATCCCGGGGTAGCCGCAGTCGGGCGCGGAGGAGCTGAGCCAGAACGGGTAGTGGATGTCCTGGCCGGCGCATGTGGCTCTGGCGCAGGAATCGGGGACGGCATCGGCTACggtgaggaggagcaggagcaggagcaggagcaggagcaggagcagaggAGCCATCGCGTGTGTGAATGCGGAGCAGAGGGAGAGGCCCGGAGGGTTGTTCTGGTTTATTCGGCGAGGCTGTGCGTGAGAGTCAAGTGACGGAAGTTAGGGTGACAACGACCTGTTCTTCGACTTGGATGTGGAAATTTTGACGACACTGGAGTACTGGACCGCAAGCGACAACCGGTACCTGATCGCGCCTTGGCACGGCCTGTCGTCCTTGCATCTCCAGTTATTCATGTCGGATGGCCATCCAGCTTCAGCGAGTGGCTTGCCGGTGATGAGTAATCACTGGATTGGACAGGTTTTGTTTTTCTTACGCTAATGCTCCGGTGAGGGTCTATATGCCCGTCCCCGAGTCTGTGCAGCGATCGGGCACATTAGCCAACGGGCCTGCTCATCTAcgctttctttcccatctctacaCTGCAACAACTGATAAATCCCCAACTCTCCCTCGCTTCGCTCGTCGCGGCTCGCCGCGCCGCCCACCCCAAGCCGCCTCGCCGCCGCACCACTCCCATCCCGCGTTGCGTTGCGTTGCGTCGCGCCGCGCTGTGCCGTGCCCCGTCTCCGCCCCTGTGCGTCATGCCCGATTCCCTGCCGTTGTGTGCCGTGCCCCGTCCCCCGCCACGTCGaggtgctgccgccgccgccgcatcaaGGAGCTTCATGTGACGCCGCCCCACAGGCGAGTTGCCCGCGCCGGTGCCGCACCGACGAGCTCCATGTGCCACCGTCGACTTTCGTGCCAGCATCGAGCTCCGCAATGACGAGCCTCCATTCCTACAAGCTGCAAGGTGATATTGCCTGAAACCACATGTTAcaagcatatgttttaagtgtttcagatatctcatctagatgttgcatgtgtttcatcttgatgttgcaaaagtagattgaaaTGTTGCACATATGACAatagctatacatgtatgttgtaagtgtatgtttcaaatatttcgtCTGTTTTTTAGAccaatgttgcaagtgtgtttatttgaacgctatatgtttcaaacatatgttgcaagtgtgtttatctagatgttgcatatgtttggaaTGCCTTTTCatatgttttcaggtgtttttgcaaatgtttcagatgcatgtttcaagtgttttatttgtcgatagacgtatattgcaaatgtttcatctggacgTTTCAAAGTAGAtcgtgtgttgcacatgttgcaattgagCCAGTGGCTGGCGGACAGCGGCCTGCCGCAAGGCTTCGGCTCCAACCTCGCGTGGCACGCctcgccctctcctctcctctccctcacctCCCTTCCCTTCTCTCTGTCTCGCCTCAGTGTTGGCGTTGGCGTTGGGGTGGTGGTCTTCGAGGGTGCTGCGTTTGGACGCAGGCGCCGGCATGGGATGGGATGCGGGGCGCGGGGGTGTGGGATGCGATACGGGAGCATGTACGGGAGCAGCATATTGACGAGTCCTACGGTCAGATGTTCGAGCGCTAGCCTTTCCGTCATTACTACATGTTTCCCAGTTTTTGATGTATAAGTCTAGGAACAATAACAAATTTTTCTTACGTAGGCACTAAAAATTCAACGAATAAATTCAGCACGTACAGtacaatataacatgtataagggcatagaTATAATCATCAACAAAGGTGTATAAGGGCATAGATATAATCATCaataaaggtctaggggtttaaacgaataaatttcacgagttttggtgaatatgtattTTCTGTagggcttatctagaaaactgCCAAGGTGAACCTAGATGTCAAACTTAATCGCGCTATCCCACAGCGAAACgacaccagaaggttccagaagactcaagaggactccacaccgaagcggagggcaAGACGCCGccaggtggggccagccagccccacctgtAGGACGGCCGACCcttggggcccacatgtcagccccccgttgctaaaacaatgggtactcagatgcccgcctaaaaaagagagagatgaataagatagtccatgttttcttgcaaaatatTTTCCAAAGTTTCAAAGAGACATGTTTTCAAGGagtatagtagaattaggttagccaccatatatatatccatcATACATccctacacatgcacatcttgatttgattgtatgactcaactctctttggatccgaggtttgactttacaatatatgtattacaagtatgctctttcatgcttttttcACTCCTATAACctcacataagccttagttgtaggaagagaaaggcatagcatcactattgccttggtgaggatccataaaaaccacatatattaagagacttgagagtgtcatacaaaggaagctctgagttttatttaaaaaatttataaaaactccggagtaatggttgagcaaagaacttgagatatagtgcttgacttgatcgttctatctttcaattgctcaagacccatgtaaaggctaagaagccccatggttgaaggtaatatgggtaagtttgaaagttagatcggtttattctaatctagaggagaattcttgtttgaacgcatgtgtacttttgtggagtgaaagcattgaagcaactcctgatccatttactgagtttagctttgctcagggactagcaaaggttaagcttaggggagtttgttgacggtagtaaacaatcattataaaccatcaatataacatgtataagggcaaagatataatcaccaacaaaggtctaggggtttaaactaacaaattccacgagttttggtgaatctgtattttttgcagggtttatccagaaaaccgccaaagtggacctagatgtcagacttaatTGCGCTATCTCACAACAAAATGgacaccagaaggttctagaagactcgagaggactccatacCGAAGCAGGGGGGTGAGACGCCGCtaggtggggccggctagcccctagggcccacatgtcagcccaccgttgctatgtcggttctctatcacctcctagattgcatctacgccatttattcaagtcggtttgatccaagggctcaggattgatgctctggcctatatatacctgcccCTACCCCCGTCCCTCAGGCATTGCATTCAAGAGAAGATAGAAAatctaatcatcctcagagctccaccatattttagggcatagctagttaggctaggtctagagggaggcaagcagattTCGCTTAGATTCCTGATCGTtttaagagcgtggtttggtataatctttgtaccccctctcttttgtatctctcattacttttatatgtttgcaacaattgttatgacattcatcttcatatttatcatattcctaGTTATAATATTCttggtctactttgattatatacttagtatagctagattatccttatatttatgcataagttcgtatagcgctcactctaaggtaccaggggtgagtggtcgacatcgtgtaagcatggtgcttatatgttgtttacctacggatacaccctatattctgggtcatgtggtagatcatggatgtgacactcccgtttagtcctttgtagtccactccctgaatataggtatacatgtaggatctagttacgaaggaagacaagctctattcttaatcttccttagtaatatcccttatgtgtcggtatgaagttgatcttagccatgactactaggtctaattgcactaatcaatgtatgctttgacttgtaattaagaatgacttaggaattattcctctaatattctacttgaccatgctaatgccatagaaatgagtactctgagtgatcaatgattagatattatgcactattcatatatacatttacctcttgacttacccctgttgtgagtagaatattggttatgatttacttctccatcaatagtataaattatcaatacatgtccttgctAGACCTtccatgtggtaaaaatataaataatgatacctagaatactcctgggtgaagtgctataatggtatattatctgtgcgcttgcaaattcctttcattcatatatatatctatatattcttcctagtcacatgaaataataaagaactactctagtagtaatgctaggtagtaccaacaagcatctctggcatcatcactagggatgacaacctggtaaagtaatgttaagagatgtagacatatattaggtgactactaaaacaagtgacaagttaataaataccaacaatcatTTCTAGCCCTGTTAccagggaaggtagctaggcaaaagaAGTATtcataaacttatacttattgatgtgatcgagataaccattgacctctgctcaaacaggcttacccttgttttgtctacttttgtatcttatgcagggtaatgtatgaccaattttgaccttccgacaaactacatTAACAATCCAGAAGCATTACTTAAgagaactagagctaaactcaagaaagtttcagCTTTAGAGTCAGAAGACAACTAGATAAGGCGAAGCTTAGCACCTGAATTTAaagctatggctgacaagactctctgtgaattctctgctccaagtaCAGCCAACATCCGTACTAGACCAACAaccaatgttggagacaatggattcgagctcaagccagctctcatcaacatggtgcaagcaagctagttttatggaaaggcacatgaagatgcgagtgcacatctctaACACTTCCTGaagatctgtagcactttcaccatcaaaggagtgacccacgacgccatactacttcgcctctttccattctcactcttggagaAGGCAAAGCATTGGTTTtacaccaacaaagatagaaatactacataggataactgctccactgccttcctagcaaaggtctttcccataggcaagaccaatgccatgtgtgggagaatctcaagctttcaatagctacatgatgaatctgtccctgaggcgtgggaacgctttcaagactacatagcaaaatgtcctcatcatgggatggataattggctactcatgcagactttctaccacgggttgaccaacagtacccgtgaaactatggatgctgctgctgggggtgcattcctatcactcaccataccagctgcaacagctcttgtggagaagatggcctccaactagggttggaatgaagaacgtatTTAGACCCATAAGAGAGAGGGAGGTATGCATTAACTCAAGGAATTAGACATGTTGTCTTCCTagatggacctactgatgaagaagctcaaagatcgagccaatgagaagcaagaagtcatgcatattTATGATTCCCGCATaacatgtgaagagtgtggaaacacttGGCATTCAGGGAGCAATTGCCCTAAAattcatgaggatgtgaacttcgtcaacaacaactactttcatcctcaacagaatcaaggttggaatcagcaacagaggccaaactaccaaggtaattactaaggtaaccctcaaggtaatattttcaataatttcaatcaaccacccttgagagtgttgatttctggccaagctaaaattatggagggcttatctagaaaatTAGCTtctaatgataaaattctagaaaacATAAACAATATAATGGATAGCTTCTCCTCTGCCATTtaaaaccagcatagctttaataaaatgatagaatcacaaatagctcagctggctgtTGCTGTTCCTCCGACCGACAAAGGTAAAATTCTAGGGCAActgaaagatctagaaactataaatcttgttgatattcacaatgcaacatattactgtatacaaccatcgatgggaaggtggatagattataccttgcttgaaaagaagagcgatccaaGAAGACATGTCATCCTCATCGCTATTGGACCTCAAATTTTCCAAGAAGCTATCtgtgacttcagagcaagtgtcaacatcatgcctaaagtaatttatgatcaaattaatggagatactttgttgtacacaaatatgcgtttGCAGTTTGCAGATCAgccattgttcgagtgggacaatcatatgttcctatagattttgtggttttggaaacatgaggagatataagggcacccattatcttgggttgacctttcctaagcaccgcaaaagccatcatctacacgGACAGTGCTAAGATCTGCTTCataatcaaggataaaaaggaaaagttttctttcaagaaccgtatcttgcaatctcctggacatccaCAAACACCATACCTGCCTGAAAaaacaacagtgaccaagaagaagaacaataggagaaggaggaagaacaaggttaggcagccacaagaagaattagtcaacatgatcaacacactcagatcagagtacgaccacctccttgcttcaccattccttgctaagaggGATGATCCTGGTGTAccaacgatcgagtgtaccattggacaaagaatattccacaagaccATCCGCGACATTGGGTCaagtgtcaatataatgtccaaggtaatgaatgaatatttatttggtgacgaacctttgttccctacatatatgcaattgcagatggcggaCAAATCAATTCAATTTCCGAAGGGAATAGcgaaagatgtcatggtaagaatacatgatcacttTGCCCTTACCAACTTCATAGTTgtagacatgggtgaagaaggAGATGATACACTCATCATCCTTAGAAGgccgttcctcaacaccaccagtGCAATCATCTACAtcggatctggacaagtccacttccaattccctagagaaaaggtactaTTGGGGTTATGACCCCGAGGTGTCTCAAGGCGCTAATTAGTTGGCAGGCCACGCAGCCCATAACCCATCAGGTTAACAATGGCTTGAACGACTAAGGAGTAGCTAGGATGAGCACGCCGAGCCAACACCTAGGCTAGGGTCAGCCATGACCCCTTCTCCTGCCTTAGCCACACGAAAGACGTGTGACCTCTCCCCCATCATGACCCCTAGGGTAGGATGGGGAGAGATCGAACGTTGCATAGTATGTCTGCTCTAACAAGAGTAGGCACTCTGCACTGACCtcacaaggaccgaggggacaacagtcaTCTCGGTTTGGTTAGATGCCATCCCTGTGCCACGCCGCACTAGTGAGATAGCACCACACAACGGTGGCAATGGGTACAAAACCCACCGTCCGAATATAGACCGATAGGACATGCGTACGATCCCCACGCACTACGGGATGGGACCCATGACAAGGGTCTCGACCTAGAGACCTTCCGACTTGTGGAGAGCCCTGACTCCGACGATCGGGGTCATGGCCCTCAGCCCCGAGAAATGACCAGATGAACGATGACCTAGGGCAGCTACCTGCTGCGGGTATGACACCTCAGGGAACCTAGAAGCGGTGACAAAGACCATGATAGACACCGTGTTGCATAGGACAACTGATGAGCCACCGATGTGCCTACAGTGCCAGCCATGGTCGGCATAGTAGCACCATGTCTCGCTCTGCCGcgacgtggccacaagaccatgacaatGGCCACACCCAGACTGACACCAGAATAcggtgtagcttgcaagccaagttagttaggacctcccttaggctcatgacccttcggtcGGGGGAACCTCCTCTTTGCAACAAGGCCTGGcccctgaactctatataagggcagccagggcacccactTCGGGACATCTTCACATTCTTCATCCCCTACCATTCCATCCATAGcagtagggctcctggagcttctctttgGGCTGCCCCTCGTCTAGTataggttctaccacctctttcaccattgttgcacccccattgtaagaacttcagagcattcaagcgaggaacatgcacttgatcttctctaagactagacgtagggctctggcctgaactagtataaatccttgtttctattggatgctaccatcatcttcctagagcagcacgacAATCGCATAAATTTACTAGTCAGGCTTATGAAACACCAATAGTTGtcgcaccaggtaggggacaaTCACGCACTCTTGTTTGATTgaggaaggaagcgatggctcctcacACCGCTGGTGGACTCACAGGtggaatggcccacgatgatCATATTCACCCTAAAAACTACAGGTTCATCGGCGCCAAAGGGACAGCGCCCATGTCCACCCCTCGCCATGACTGAGACCTCCACCTCAGGGATATGG includes:
- the LOC136460882 gene encoding LEAF RUST 10 DISEASE-RESISTANCEUS RECEPTOR-LIKE PROTEIN KINASE-like 1.2, with the translated sequence MAPLLLLLLLLLLLLLLTVADAVPDSCARATCAGQDIHYPFWLSSSAPDCGYPGIGLVCQDNSTLILPFKSHRYRVLRIDYKTHTVLVSDADIVDEYAVGCPRLHVNLTIDTVWLRLAPSDSNITFLYSCKKSITLSSAVELSGCGQPQQQDGNRSYVLRDGGITGAEAYEFECEEVVVAPVLDVHKKAIVGAPDGPPPANGSFREVLQGGFELNYDTNNHQCDRCEGSGGWCGYQRDETHAGGLAFTCFCDSGPSSDRCELALQPVGWVVLGL